The following proteins come from a genomic window of Natronosalvus vescus:
- a CDS encoding sodium:calcium antiporter, with translation MLTVAWLLLVATVATILVWRGSLFLEGAADKLATHYGLPAIVQGAVIAAIGSSFPELASVIIATVRYGEFELGVAAIVGSAIFNILMIPALSTLAHRDVMEATRAIVYREAQFYIIAVATLLLTFSLAVIYVPSGGEELVGTLTRPLALFPLALYGLYIFIQYLETREYQPSTSSVRVNSPRQWGLLIVGLVLILLGVELLVHAAVEFGVYFDTPSFLWGITIIAAGTSLPDAIISVRAARAGDSTVSLANVFGSNIFDLLVAVPVGVLIAGSTAIDFAVAAPLMGFLVVATIVLFATTRTDFALTDREAWLLLVLYALFVAWMILESTGVTQIVL, from the coding sequence ATGCTCACGGTTGCGTGGTTACTGCTGGTGGCGACGGTCGCGACGATACTCGTTTGGCGAGGCAGTCTGTTTCTCGAGGGCGCTGCCGACAAACTCGCCACTCACTACGGCCTCCCGGCGATCGTCCAGGGCGCGGTGATCGCCGCCATCGGCTCGAGCTTCCCCGAATTGGCCAGCGTGATCATCGCGACGGTTCGCTACGGCGAGTTCGAACTGGGTGTCGCGGCGATCGTCGGGTCGGCGATATTCAACATCCTGATGATCCCGGCGCTGTCGACGCTGGCCCATCGGGACGTGATGGAAGCGACGCGTGCGATCGTCTACCGGGAAGCGCAGTTTTACATCATCGCCGTGGCCACGCTGTTGCTCACCTTTTCGTTGGCCGTGATCTACGTGCCGTCGGGTGGTGAGGAACTCGTCGGGACGCTCACGCGTCCCCTGGCCCTGTTTCCACTGGCGCTGTACGGGTTGTACATCTTCATCCAGTATCTCGAGACGAGGGAGTACCAGCCGAGCACCAGCTCGGTTCGCGTCAACAGCCCCAGACAGTGGGGGTTGCTGATCGTCGGCCTGGTGTTGATCCTCCTCGGCGTCGAACTCCTGGTTCACGCCGCTGTGGAGTTCGGCGTATACTTCGATACACCATCGTTCCTGTGGGGAATCACCATCATCGCGGCCGGGACGAGCCTCCCCGATGCGATCATCAGCGTACGGGCCGCTCGAGCCGGCGATTCGACGGTCAGTCTGGCAAACGTCTTCGGGAGCAATATCTTCGACCTGCTGGTCGCGGTACCGGTCGGCGTCCTCATCGCTGGATCCACGGCGATCGATTTCGCCGTGGCCGCCCCACTGATGGGGTTTCTCGTCGTCGCAACCATCGTCCTGTTCGCGACCACCCGCACCGACTTCGCACTGACCGATCGGGAAGCGTGGCTGTTGCTCGTCCTGTACGCGCTGTTCGTCGCCTGGATGATTCTCGAGAGTACGGGTGTTACACAGATCGTATTGTGA
- the trpA gene encoding tryptophan synthase subunit alpha, with the protein MTDGIDAAFADGPAFVPYLAAGDPTYEASLEYVESLDRGGADVIELGLPFSEPIAEGPTIQEAVIRALEAGMTPERFFEFVEELDVEAPLVCMTYYNLIFQYGQAEGPRPFVERAAEVGLEGFVVPDLPAEEAGPLREACDEFGLDLIFIVAPTTRGERLERMMERVSGYVYVQARLGTTGAREDVSDQTGDSLERLASWDVPKAVGFGIKTGEHAESIVAAGADGIIVGSALVDIVADGYENGDPTAETAARLEEKARELSIGARRGAGENVPEPEQP; encoded by the coding sequence ATGACCGACGGCATCGACGCCGCGTTCGCCGACGGCCCGGCGTTCGTCCCGTATCTCGCCGCAGGCGATCCAACCTACGAGGCCTCGCTCGAGTACGTCGAGTCACTGGATCGGGGTGGGGCCGACGTGATCGAACTCGGACTTCCCTTCTCGGAACCGATCGCGGAAGGGCCGACGATCCAGGAAGCGGTCATCCGCGCACTCGAGGCAGGGATGACGCCCGAGCGGTTCTTCGAGTTCGTCGAGGAACTCGACGTGGAGGCGCCGCTGGTCTGTATGACCTACTACAATCTCATTTTTCAATACGGACAAGCAGAGGGGCCACGGCCGTTCGTCGAGCGCGCTGCTGAGGTCGGCCTCGAGGGGTTCGTCGTCCCCGACCTCCCCGCAGAGGAGGCCGGGCCGCTCCGGGAAGCCTGCGACGAGTTCGGCCTCGACCTGATCTTCATCGTCGCCCCCACAACCCGCGGCGAACGCCTCGAGCGCATGATGGAGCGCGTCTCGGGATACGTCTACGTCCAGGCGCGACTGGGGACGACCGGCGCGCGCGAGGACGTCTCCGATCAGACCGGCGACAGCCTCGAGCGCCTCGCTTCGTGGGACGTGCCGAAGGCGGTCGGGTTCGGCATCAAGACCGGTGAGCACGCCGAATCGATCGTCGCCGCAGGCGCGGACGGGATCATCGTCGGGAGCGCCCTCGTCGATATCGTCGCAGACGGCTACGAAAACGGAGATCCGACCGCAGAAACTGCGGCACGGCTCGAGGAGAAGGCTCGCGAACTTTCGATCGGCGCTCGCCGTGGGGCGGGTGAAAACGTACCGGAACCAGAACAGCCATAA
- a CDS encoding winged helix-turn-helix domain-containing protein, with product MVRDPITSESAPSAEEICGALDDPDCRDIIRHLDEPMTAAELNARCDIPQSTLYRKLELLTEATLLEESTEIRRDGHHASKYTVAFSEITIALDEDRSLAARIDRPPRTADERLADLWTEVREEL from the coding sequence ATGGTACGGGATCCGATCACCTCGGAATCTGCCCCCTCGGCCGAGGAGATCTGTGGCGCACTCGACGATCCTGACTGCCGAGACATTATCCGACACCTCGATGAACCAATGACCGCCGCTGAACTCAACGCTCGCTGTGACATCCCACAGTCGACACTGTACCGGAAACTCGAGTTGCTCACCGAGGCAACCCTCCTCGAGGAATCGACGGAGATTCGCCGTGACGGCCACCACGCCAGCAAATACACCGTCGCCTTCTCCGAGATCACGATCGCCCTCGATGAAGACAGGTCGCTGGCGGCCCGCATCGATCGACCGCCTCGGACGGCGGACGAACGACTCGCCGACCTCTGGACGGAGGTGCGCGAAGAACTATGA
- a CDS encoding class I SAM-dependent methyltransferase, producing the protein MDADTYFDQIASVYDATYDGATGGDLPFYRDLALEAEAEGPVLEVGCGTGRIYLELLETGIDADGIDVSSGMLEVLREKAAERGLEPSVREANVTMFDPERSYALVIVPFRAFLHLLETDEQLAALDRIYEALAPDGRLVLNIFTPNFAVICERYGTWEEIEVTVDGDHYTHRRKTELTDEVDQLVTIRSEIRTEDGELLEASETDIALVSKRECDLLFRLSPFEEWGVNGGFDGDPLESSSQEMVWMARRRA; encoded by the coding sequence ATGGACGCTGACACGTATTTCGATCAGATCGCCTCGGTGTACGACGCCACGTACGACGGTGCGACAGGTGGTGACCTCCCCTTCTATCGTGATCTCGCTCTCGAGGCCGAGGCTGAGGGCCCCGTCCTCGAGGTTGGCTGTGGCACCGGTCGCATTTACCTCGAGTTGCTCGAGACGGGCATCGACGCCGACGGTATCGACGTCTCGAGCGGCATGCTCGAAGTGCTCAGGGAGAAGGCCGCTGAACGGGGACTCGAGCCGTCCGTCCGTGAGGCCAACGTCACGATGTTCGATCCCGAGCGATCGTACGCGCTGGTAATCGTGCCGTTCAGGGCGTTTCTCCACCTCCTCGAGACGGACGAGCAACTGGCGGCCCTCGATCGCATCTACGAGGCCCTCGCCCCTGATGGCCGGTTGGTGCTGAACATCTTTACGCCAAACTTCGCCGTCATCTGTGAGCGCTATGGGACGTGGGAGGAGATCGAGGTGACTGTCGACGGCGACCACTATACCCACCGACGGAAAACCGAACTGACCGACGAGGTCGACCAGCTCGTCACCATCAGATCGGAGATTCGTACCGAAGACGGTGAGCTGCTCGAAGCCAGCGAGACCGACATCGCTCTCGTCTCGAAACGCGAGTGCGACCTCCTCTTTCGACTGTCGCCGTTCGAAGAGTGGGGTGTCAACGGCGGTTTCGATGGCGACCCGCTCGAGTCGTCCAGCCAGGAGATGGTGTGGATGGCTCGACGGAGGGCGTGA
- a CDS encoding DUF7521 family protein, protein MSPHNTDPVTVMIALAVVKTLILVVGGAITYFTFKAFRRTHRRELGLLALGFGTVTLGFVLAGLLFEMLEVTLALGILIESLLVLGGFLIIAYSLYVD, encoded by the coding sequence ATGAGCCCGCACAATACCGACCCCGTCACCGTGATGATCGCGCTGGCGGTCGTCAAAACGCTGATCCTCGTCGTCGGCGGCGCAATTACGTACTTTACGTTCAAGGCGTTCCGTCGAACCCACAGACGCGAACTCGGCTTGCTCGCGTTGGGCTTTGGTACTGTTACCCTCGGATTCGTTCTCGCTGGTCTCCTCTTCGAGATGCTCGAAGTCACGCTCGCTCTGGGGATTCTGATTGAGAGTCTGCTCGTTCTCGGCGGCTTTCTCATCATCGCGTACTCGCTGTACGTCGACTGA
- a CDS encoding 2-amino-3,7-dideoxy-D-threo-hept-6-ulosonate synthase has product MTTPGLDARLDRIGTDGRYVIVPMDHGITLGAVTGLKDIESTIDGVTRGGADAVLTQKGIAPRVHPNKNDAGYIVHVNASTVIGPDSNDKRLTCTVEEAIRAGADVVSLHINVGSTYEPKQLEDLAELTAEASRYGIPVLAMAYARGPDVEGDDPQALGHAVRLAEEVGSDIVKTGYSGDADSFEHVIESTRLPVVIAGGSRGTDRETLEMVRGAMDAGGAGVSMGRSIFQHDDPEAITRAVAGIVHDNLEPDEALEVAGLALEA; this is encoded by the coding sequence ATGACGACACCTGGACTCGACGCACGACTCGACCGAATCGGGACGGACGGACGCTACGTCATCGTCCCGATGGATCACGGCATCACACTTGGGGCCGTCACCGGCCTCAAGGACATCGAATCGACCATCGACGGCGTCACCCGCGGCGGGGCCGACGCTGTCTTGACCCAGAAAGGGATCGCCCCACGCGTTCACCCCAACAAAAACGACGCGGGCTACATCGTGCACGTCAACGCCTCGACGGTCATCGGGCCCGATTCGAACGACAAGCGGTTGACCTGCACCGTCGAGGAGGCCATCCGCGCCGGCGCTGACGTCGTCTCCCTGCACATCAACGTCGGCTCGACGTACGAACCCAAACAGCTAGAGGATCTCGCAGAACTCACCGCCGAGGCGAGTCGCTACGGCATTCCCGTCCTCGCGATGGCCTACGCCCGCGGCCCGGACGTCGAGGGAGACGACCCACAGGCGCTCGGCCACGCCGTCCGCCTGGCCGAGGAGGTCGGCTCGGACATCGTCAAGACGGGCTACAGCGGCGACGCCGACAGCTTCGAGCACGTCATCGAGTCCACGCGCCTCCCGGTCGTCATCGCCGGGGGCTCCCGCGGCACCGACCGTGAAACCCTCGAGATGGTTCGCGGCGCGATGGACGCCGGCGGCGCGGGCGTCTCGATGGGCCGGTCGATCTTCCAGCACGATGACCCCGAAGCGATCACGCGTGCGGTAGCCGGCATCGTCCACGACAACCTCGAGCCTGACGAGGCACTCGAGGTTGCCGGCCTCGCGCTCGAGGCCTGA